CGACTGTATGCAGCCCCAAATCCAGAACCTGTTTGATCATCCAGCTTTCAGCGTGAGGGATGCGAACGCAGGCATCATTCCCAAGCACGCGCGCCTGTGCCGCGATGGTGGCAATGTCATAGTGTCCATGCTCTGCGTCGATCAGGCACCAATCAAATCCCGATGTGGCCGCGATCTCGGCAGAGGCGACGTTGCCAAGGCCCAACCAGATACCGGATTGGACCTTTCCAGCGACAAGTCGTGATTTGAGTGACCCCATAACAATCCCTTTCAGAGCAAAAATCGGTTGAACCCGCTTAGATTTAATCACATGCTCTGTCTCACAAAAATGGATGAAATACATCCTGTCTGGGAGGACTCTATGAACAAACTTTTGAAAACCACCTCGGTGGTGGCGCTGACTTTTTCATTTGTTGGCGAAGCGGCAGCAACTGAATGGAACGTCTCTGTTTGGGGTAAACGTCGCGCGTTTACCGAGCATGTCGAAAAGCTGGCCGAGCTGGTCTCCGCGAAGACCAACGGCGACTTCACAATGAATGTCAGCTACGGCGGGCTGTCAAAGAACACCGAAAACCTTGACGGCATTTCCATCGGGGCCTTCGAGATGGCCCAGTTCTGCGCCGGCTATCACCGTGACAAGAACCGCGTGATTACCGTGCTGGAACTGCCGTTCCTCGGCGTCGCCAACCTTGAAGAGGAAGTCGCGGTTTCCAACGCGGTCTATGCACACCCCGCAGCCGCCGAAGAGATGGCGCAGTGGAATGCCAAGCTGCTGATGACTTCGCCCATGCCGCAATACAACCTTGTCGGCACTGGCGAGCCTCGCAACACACTTGCATCCATGTCGGGTATGCGCGTTCGCGCAACGGGCGGCCTTGGCGATGCTTTCAAAGCTGTCGGCGCGGTTCCCACCTCGGTCACCTCGTCCGAGGCCTATCAGGCGATGGAATCCGGTGTTGTTGATACGGTGGCTTTTGCCCAACACGCGCACCTGTCCTTTGGTACGATCAATCAGGCCGACTGGTGGACCGCCAACCTGAACCCCGGCACTGTGAACTGCCCTGTTGTTGTGAACATCGACGCC
Above is a window of Litoreibacter janthinus DNA encoding:
- a CDS encoding C4-dicarboxylate TRAP transporter substrate-binding protein, which gives rise to MNKLLKTTSVVALTFSFVGEAAATEWNVSVWGKRRAFTEHVEKLAELVSAKTNGDFTMNVSYGGLSKNTENLDGISIGAFEMAQFCAGYHRDKNRVITVLELPFLGVANLEEEVAVSNAVYAHPAAAEEMAQWNAKLLMTSPMPQYNLVGTGEPRNTLASMSGMRVRATGGLGDAFKAVGAVPTSVTSSEAYQAMESGVVDTVAFAQHAHLSFGTINQADWWTANLNPGTVNCPVVVNIDAYESLSDEHRAALDSSVDEAIAYYLENYGKLLEKWDSVLAEKNVTKVEISDDVLKEFRATAADPIRDAWIKDMEAQGIPGQELYDLVEKTLAEKRGS